One genomic window of Lytechinus variegatus isolate NC3 chromosome 1, Lvar_3.0, whole genome shotgun sequence includes the following:
- the LOC121406608 gene encoding uncharacterized protein LOC121406608, whose translation MDTADSPASPVSSDFESKKNSSDSSYEPSSEESSSSDSDDDEPDELRFCKDRKFVVFESQLNTLLYSMHCNACATGYIAELKKQCEVTMLKVDVICICGNIVTKWVSQPTIGRQPVGNILFSAALLLSGSSYEKVSFFWELFNIQYISQKTHNETQSNILQPVINTYYEQEIEEQQQQARGEPVTVIGDRRCDSPGYSAKFCTYTMMNMKTNKILGMALVSVKEATSSVGMEKIGCRRVMDNLLENGIDVTVFATDRHVGIRKMMKDDFPWIDHQFDVWHLGKSFLKRLLAKAKLKDCEDLGPWIRATSNHLWWSTQNCEEDPVMLVEMFQSMTHHVCDIHSWISGDKFHKCAHEELSVEDEEETKWLTPGSKSHESLKLEVFHSLYLKYCPKRQRFFYPAMLARTQLAVLDHNFNTGRKQATIKKPRKGSGQKDALRYKYAYSKATRTWIVRKSSRG comes from the exons ATGGATACAGCAGATTCACCAGCCAGTCCTGTCTCATCTGATTTTGAAAgtaagaagaactccagtgattCATCTTATGAACCATCATCCGAAGAGAGTTCTTCATCTGACTCCGATGATGATGAGCCAGATGAGCTTAGGTTCTGCAAGGATAGAAAATTTGTTGTATTTGAGTCTCAGCTGAACACCCTTCTGTATAGTATGCATTGCAATGCTTGTGCTACTGGATACATTGCAGAGTTGAAGAAGCAATGTGAGGTGACAATGCTGAAGGTAGATGTTATATGTATCTGTGGTAATATTGTTACCAAGTGGGTGTCTCAACCCACTATCGGACGTCAACCTGTTGGAAATATCCTATTTTCAGCAGCTCTTCTCTTGAGTGGCAGCTCCTATGAAAAAGTGTCATTTTTCTGGGAGCTCTTTAATATCCAGTACATTTCACAAAAAACGCACAATGAAACCCAGAGCAACATACTACAGCCAGTCATCAATACGTATTATGAACAAGAGATAGAAGAACAACAGCAACAAGCTAGAGGGGAGCCAGTGACGGTAATTGGTGATAGAAGGTGTGATTCACCTGGCTATAGTGCCAAATTTTGTACATATACAATGATGAACATGAAAACCAACAAGATTTTGGGGATGGCCTTGGTTTCAGTGAAAGAAGCAACAAGCTCCGTTGGAATGGAGAAAATTGGATGCAGGAGAGTTATGGATAACTTACTAGAGAATGGGATTGATGTCACGGTGTTTGCTACAGACAGGCATGTGGGCATTCGCAAAATGATGAAGGATGACTTTCCATGGATCGACCATCAATTCGATGTTTGGCATCTTGGGAAATCATTCCTGAAGAGGTTATTGGCCAAGGCAAAGCTGAAGGACTGCGAAGATCTTGGGCCTTGGATCAGAGCAACGTCAAACCATCTTTGGTGGTCAACACAAAACTGTGAGGAAGACCCAGTTATGTTGGTGGAGATGTTCCAGTCCATGACCCATCATGTATGCGATATACATTCTTGGATTTCAGGTGATAAGTTCCACAAGTGCGCTCATGAGGAATTGTCTGTCGAAGATGAAGAGGAGACAAAGTGGTTGACACCTGGGTCAAAATCACATGAATCTCTCAA ATTGGAAGTGTTCCATAGCCTCTACCTGAAGTATTGTCCAAAGAGACAGCGTTTCTTCTATCCCGCCATGCTAGCTCGCACCCAGTTGGCGGTACTAGACCACAACTTCAACACTGGTAGGAAACAAGCAACAATAAAAAAGCCAAGAAAAGGGTCCGGCCAGAAAGATGCTCTCCGGTACAAGTATGCCTACTCCAAAGCAACGAGAACTTGGATCGTACGAAAAAGTTCCAGAGGATAA